ACCAACAAATGAGAAACAAACTAAAATAAAGCTACTGGTTATAATAGATACTAAAAATCTTTTTAATTTTTCTTTCAAAATTCCCTTCCCCCTATGTTCATTTATAATTGTATTTTCTATTTTCTCAATCCTTTATAAAATAAACTTATCCATCCTCCAATGCCGTAGGAAAAATGAAGTGTTAAAAATACTAACATAAGGTTAATGCCTAAGGCTAAATCCTTTCTTTTAAATGCCCCCTCGTACAAGGATATTATTAGCATTGTGACTAAGTATATAGCTAGTAATGCATAAAAGGCTGGCAAATAGATAATAAGCCAAGCAAGTAAACTCATAACAAAACTCATCGGAATTAATCTTCTAACTGAAGGTATAACTTTATGTTTTAAACAAAATCTGTTTGCCCAGTAACCATACCTAAAGTATTGTCCCCATAAAGATTTGATATCTTTTCTAGAAAAATAATCCAAAACTATCTTTGTATTCAGTATTACTTTTTTTCCACTTTTCTTTATCCTATAGTTATAGTCATAGTCTTCGTCATATAGCAAGGCTTCATCATATCCGCCTATTTCAGTCCATAATTCTTTAGTAAAAGCTCCAAATGGGACTGTGTCTACTTCAAGCAAAGTTTTTTTATCTTCATTTATAGTTCTATATAAAGCGTTACCTACTCCAAACTTATTACTTACTCCTATAGAAATGGCTATAGCCATTTTTGTTTTCCCAGATGCCTTAATAATACATCTACCACCCGTAGTTCCATTAAAATCAATTGATTCGAGTGCTCTAACCGACTCTTTAACATAATCTGAAGGAGCATATGTATGTCCATCGACTCTTACTATTATGTTATTAGAAGCATTTTCACATGCAATATTCAATGATACTGGTATGTATCTCTTTGGATTGCTATAGATCTTAATAGTTCTATTTTGTGGTAATTTCTTAGACATTTCCTTAATTATATTAACAGTATTGTCCGTTGATTCTCCATCTACTACCAATATTTCTATACAGTTTTCCCACTCCTGATTTATAATACATTCAATGGAGTTTGAAATATGCTTTTCCTCATTGAATACCGGCATTATAACTGTGACATCTCTCTTTTCACTCAATTTAAGATACACCTCCATTTCACTTATTGATATTATCATCTATTTAGAATAAATTTCAGATAATCTTCTCTCATTTGCTTCCCATAAATAATCTTCTTTTATTGCTTTCATCTGATTCTTAAAATATTCAACCTTGCTGTCATCGCTAATTAATTCTAAAATAGCTTTTTCTAAGTCCAGTTCTAAATTTTCTTCATCTATAGCATATCCTAATTTATGTTTTTCTACTTCTCTTCCAAACTCCATAAATTTATTAGCAATTATAGGCGTTTCAGTTATGATACTTTCATAAAATTTATTTGGCATAGATATAGATGATATTCTACTCGGATAAAATGCA
The genomic region above belongs to Clostridium swellfunianum and contains:
- a CDS encoding glycosyltransferase family 2 protein; translated protein: MSEKRDVTVIMPVFNEEKHISNSIECIINQEWENCIEILVVDGESTDNTVNIIKEMSKKLPQNRTIKIYSNPKRYIPVSLNIACENASNNIIVRVDGHTYAPSDYVKESVRALESIDFNGTTGGRCIIKASGKTKMAIAISIGVSNKFGVGNALYRTINEDKKTLLEVDTVPFGAFTKELWTEIGGYDEALLYDEDYDYNYRIKKSGKKVILNTKIVLDYFSRKDIKSLWGQYFRYGYWANRFCLKHKVIPSVRRLIPMSFVMSLLAWLIIYLPAFYALLAIYLVTMLIISLYEGAFKRKDLALGINLMLVFLTLHFSYGIGGWISLFYKGLRK